A window from Canis lupus familiaris isolate Mischka breed German Shepherd chromosome 18, alternate assembly UU_Cfam_GSD_1.0, whole genome shotgun sequence encodes these proteins:
- the FGL2 gene encoding fibroleukin → MPPAGWCWLGPVLAACGLLAVADGAAEAGGGAGAGAEAACPATLRSTGRCAAGGECAYEVRLPALTVQLPAQWGRLEEVFKEVQNLKETVNSLKKSCQDCKLQADDSRAPGRGGQLSPSPGAPGEAEDGRVRELESEVNKLSADLKDAKEEIDVLHGRLEELSLVNMNNIENYVDSKVANLTSVVNSLDGKCSSKCPSQEHTQSRPVQHLIYKDCSDYYTIGKRSSETYRVTPDPKNSSFEVFCDMETMGGGWTVLQARLDGSTNFTRTWQDYKVGFGNLRREFWLGNDKIHLLTKSKDMILRIDLEDFNGVKLYALYDQFYVANEFLKYRLHIGNYNGTAGDALHFSKHYNHDLKFFTTPDRDNDRYPSGNCGLYYSSGWWFDACLSANLNGRYYHQKYRGVRNGIFWGTWPGISEAHPGGYKSSLKEAKMMIRPKHFKP, encoded by the exons ATGCCGCCGGCCGGCTGGTGCTGGCTGGGCCCGGTCCTGGCGGCGTGCGGCCTGCTGGCGGTGGCGGACGGCGCGGCGGAGGcaggcgggggcgcgggcgcgggcgcggaggCCGCCTGCCCGGCCACGCTGCGCAGCACCGGCAGGTGCGCGGCGGGCGGCGAGTGCGCCTACGAGGTGCGCCTGCCCGCGCTCACCGTCCAGCTGCCCGCGCAGTGGGGCAGGCTCGAGGAGGTGTTCAAGGAAGTCCAGAACCTCAAGGAAACGGTGAACAGCCTGAAGAAGTCCTGCCAGGACTGCAAACTGCAGGCTGACGACAGCCGGGCCCCGGGCCGAGGCGGACAGCTGTCGCCCAgcccgggagccccgggggaAGCCGAGGACGGGCGGGTTCGAGAGCTAGAGAGCGAGGTTAACAAGCTGTCCGCCGACCTCAAGGACGCCAAGGAGGAGATCGACGTGCTTCACGGTCGCCTGGAGGAGCTCAGTCTTGTAAATATGAACAACATAGAAAATTATGTCGACAGCAAAGTGGCGAATCTAACGTCGGTGGTCAACAGTTTGGATGGCAAGTGTTCATCCAAGTGCCCCAGCCAGGAACACACACAGTCGCGTCCGG TGCAACATCTAATATATAAAGATTGCTCTGACTACTACACAATAGGCAAAAGAAGCAGTGAGACCTACAGAGTTACACCGGATCCCAAAAACAGTAGCTTCGAAGTTTTCTGCGACATGGAGACCATGGGGGGAGGCTGGACAGTGCTGCAGGCACGTCTCGATGGAAGCACCAACTTCACCAGAACATGGCAAGACTATAAAGTGGGCTTTGGAAACCTCAGAAGAGAATTTTGGTTGGGGAATGATAAAATTCATCTTTTGACCAAGAGTAAGGATATGATTCTAAGGATAGATCTTGAAGACTTTAATGGTGTCAAACTCTATGCCTTGTATGATCAGTTTTATGTGGCCAATGAGTTTCTCAAATACCGATTACACATCGGTAACTATAATGGCACAGCGGGAGATGCCTTACATTTCAGTAAACATTATAACCATGATCTGAAGTTTTTTACCACCCCAGATAGAGACAATGATCGATATCCCTCTGGGAACTGTGGACTCTATTACAGTTCAGGCTGGTGGTTTGATGCATGTCTTTCTGCAAACTTAAATGGCAGATATTATCACCAAAAATACAGAGGTGTCCGTAATGGGATTTTCTGGGGTACCTGGCCTGGTATAAGTGAGGCACACCCTGGTGGCTACAAGTCCTCCCTTAAAGAGGCCAAAATGATGATTAGACCCAAGCACTTTAAGCCATAA